In one window of Chryseobacterium sp. JV274 DNA:
- the ric gene encoding iron-sulfur cluster repair di-iron protein, which translates to MNTRTDFIGNMVAEDFRAAAIFKRHGIDFCCKGGRTIEEACSNKKLAPEKIYEELEALPKNEGSTIDFNSWPLDLLADYIEKTHHRYVEEKTPVLQAFLDKLCKVHGDRHPELFEINTLFNESAHDLAAHMKKEELILFPFVRNMMKAKISGTALPQPAFGTVENPVNMMQHEHTVEGERFRKIAEITDEYLPPADACNTYKVAFAMLQDFENDLHKHIHLENNILFPKAIRLEKEFAVES; encoded by the coding sequence ATGAATACAAGAACAGACTTTATAGGAAATATGGTTGCTGAAGATTTCAGAGCGGCAGCAATTTTTAAAAGACATGGAATCGATTTCTGCTGTAAAGGAGGAAGAACCATAGAAGAAGCCTGCAGTAATAAAAAATTGGCTCCGGAAAAAATTTATGAGGAACTGGAAGCGCTTCCAAAAAATGAAGGATCTACAATAGATTTCAATAGCTGGCCTTTGGATTTGCTGGCAGATTATATTGAGAAAACCCATCATCGTTATGTAGAAGAAAAAACGCCTGTGCTGCAAGCTTTCCTTGATAAATTATGTAAAGTACATGGAGACAGACATCCGGAGCTGTTTGAAATTAATACATTATTCAATGAATCGGCTCACGATCTGGCCGCTCACATGAAAAAAGAAGAACTGATCCTGTTTCCTTTTGTACGAAATATGATGAAGGCTAAAATATCAGGCACAGCGCTCCCCCAACCTGCTTTCGGAACAGTAGAAAACCCTGTTAATATGATGCAGCACGAGCACACTGTGGAAGGTGAACGTTTCAGAAAGATTGCCGAAATTACGGATGAATATCTTCCTCCCGCAGATGCCTGCAACACATACAAAGTAGCATTTGCCATGCTTCAGGATTTTGAAAATGACTTGCATAAACACATTCATCTTGAAAATAATATCCTTTTCCCAAAAGCTATCCGACTGGAGAAAGAATTTGCCGTTGAATCTTAA
- a CDS encoding c-type cytochrome: MKKLLVAVSLFSLAVTSCSDKKGTDPIPQQQETNTMLEEPKPQAATPASTPLSGADAEIAEGKSLVEGTDCLSCHKIASKLVGPAYQEVAAKYKEADLDMLAQKIIDGGKGNWGEIPMTPHAGLSKDNAKLMVKYILSLKK; this comes from the coding sequence ATGAAAAAATTACTTGTAGCAGTTTCACTGTTTTCACTTGCTGTAACATCATGTTCAGATAAAAAAGGTACAGATCCCATTCCTCAGCAGCAGGAAACCAATACAATGCTGGAAGAACCAAAACCCCAGGCTGCAACTCCGGCATCCACACCACTTTCAGGAGCTGATGCAGAAATTGCTGAAGGAAAATCCCTTGTAGAAGGAACAGACTGTTTATCATGTCATAAAATCGCTTCAAAACTTGTAGGTCCCGCATATCAGGAAGTTGCAGCAAAGTATAAAGAAGCAGATCTTGATATGCTTGCACAAAAAATTATTGACGGCGGTAAAGGTAATTGGGGAGAAATTCCTATGACTCCTCATGCAGGATTGAGCAAAGATAACGCCAAGCTGATGGTAAAATACATTCTGTCACTTAAGAAATAG
- a CDS encoding SCO family protein, whose protein sequence is MKNITLMLLALMMISCSKKNEGITPDSIYNVQTNWEKQNGENITFSDLKGKVLVTAMIFTSCKTACPKLTAEMRTIAQKVGKTNPEDIQYVLISIDPENDTPKVMKRYLYVNRFDEKEWTFIRGNEEDTRELANIMAVKYKQISPIEFSHSNIITVYSKKGTLAFQKEGLDSDYEAIVSEIKKQIQL, encoded by the coding sequence ATGAAAAATATAACCCTCATGCTGCTGGCTTTGATGATGATATCCTGCAGCAAGAAAAATGAAGGGATAACCCCTGATTCTATCTACAATGTACAGACAAACTGGGAGAAACAGAATGGTGAGAATATTACATTCTCGGATCTGAAAGGAAAAGTACTGGTGACTGCAATGATTTTCACTTCCTGTAAAACGGCCTGCCCAAAACTGACCGCGGAAATGAGAACGATCGCCCAGAAAGTAGGAAAAACAAATCCAGAGGATATTCAGTATGTATTAATTTCCATTGATCCGGAAAATGATACTCCAAAAGTAATGAAGAGATACCTGTATGTAAACCGATTCGATGAAAAAGAATGGACTTTCATCCGGGGTAATGAAGAAGATACCAGAGAACTGGCCAATATAATGGCTGTAAAATACAAGCAGATATCTCCTATAGAATTCTCCCACTCCAACATCATTACAGTGTATTCAAAAAAGGGAACTCTTGCTTTTCAAAAAGAAGGTCTCGATAGTGATTACGAAGCTATTGTGAGCGAAATAAAAAAACAAATACAACTTTAA
- a CDS encoding formylglycine-generating enzyme family protein — MRTFVIIVGLAVCSVMTCCSEKTKRAKVKIPAQKHLNLIVSQKKMIRIQGGTYKAFIGKDSGRIVRVQTFYLDDSPVTNREYLGFLKANPQWARSKVLRLYADSNYLKHWKSDYEIPAGISPEAPVTNISWFAAEAYAKSTGKRLPAIDEWEYAALADQYTPDASRDPAFTDYILKAYQKKDKNQQPIKQEPPNYYGIYNMYGMVWEWTYDFNSVMMSGESRKDNTVNDNLFCAGAAVTSSDLRNYAAFIRYALRGSIKADYCLNNLGFRCAKTKIDPYEKYNPHAAGFDDDILQQEK, encoded by the coding sequence ATGAGAACTTTTGTAATTATAGTAGGTCTGGCAGTCTGTTCAGTAATGACATGTTGTTCCGAAAAGACGAAAAGAGCGAAAGTAAAAATTCCAGCCCAAAAACATTTAAACCTGATTGTAAGTCAGAAGAAAATGATCAGAATACAGGGAGGAACATATAAGGCATTCATAGGCAAAGATTCAGGAAGGATTGTAAGAGTACAGACTTTTTACCTGGATGACAGCCCTGTTACGAACCGGGAATATCTTGGATTTCTTAAAGCAAATCCTCAATGGGCACGAAGCAAAGTACTAAGACTCTATGCAGACAGTAATTACCTGAAACATTGGAAAAGTGACTATGAAATCCCGGCAGGAATAAGCCCGGAAGCACCTGTCACCAATATTTCATGGTTTGCCGCTGAAGCCTATGCTAAAAGTACAGGAAAAAGACTTCCGGCAATCGACGAATGGGAATATGCGGCACTGGCAGATCAATATACTCCGGATGCCTCCAGGGATCCCGCTTTTACAGATTATATTCTGAAAGCTTATCAAAAAAAGGATAAAAACCAACAACCTATAAAACAAGAACCTCCTAATTATTACGGAATTTATAATATGTATGGAATGGTTTGGGAATGGACTTATGATTTCAATTCGGTAATGATGAGTGGAGAATCCAGAAAAGATAATACGGTGAATGACAACCTCTTCTGTGCCGGAGCAGCAGTAACTTCTTCTGATCTAAGAAATTATGCAGCCTTTATCCGGTATGCATTAAGGGGAAGTATAAAAGCAGATTACTGCCTTAATAATCTAGGATTCAGATGTGCTAAAACAAAAATTGACCCTTATGAAAAATATAACCCTCATGCTGCTGGCTTTGATGATGATATCCTGCAGCAAGAAAAATGA
- a CDS encoding class I SAM-dependent methyltransferase, whose amino-acid sequence MYTENIEKMSGHWLLAKIGKKVLRPGGLALTKKMLSMLDITSADDMVEFAPGLGFTAHMTLEKKPGSYIGIDAEQSAVEYLNREFGGISAQFKLGNAAESSLPEQSASKVYGEAMLSMHADHRKAEIIQEAYRILKPKGYYAIHELALRPENLDSNVKLHIQKELALAIKVNARPLTVSEWTALLEKEGFKVLKVETAPMHLLEPQRIIDDEGVSGAIKIAKNILLNPSIRKRVLKMKKIFKKHEQNMCAVVIIATKE is encoded by the coding sequence ATGTATACAGAAAATATTGAGAAAATGTCCGGACACTGGTTACTGGCTAAAATCGGTAAAAAAGTGTTGCGTCCCGGAGGTCTTGCGCTGACCAAAAAAATGTTATCAATGCTGGACATCACCTCTGCTGATGATATGGTGGAATTTGCTCCCGGTCTTGGATTCACCGCGCACATGACATTGGAAAAAAAACCTGGTTCTTATATAGGAATTGATGCGGAACAAAGTGCCGTAGAGTATCTTAACAGGGAATTTGGAGGGATATCAGCCCAATTTAAACTGGGAAATGCAGCAGAGAGTTCTTTACCTGAACAATCGGCCAGTAAAGTCTATGGAGAAGCGATGCTGAGCATGCATGCAGATCACCGGAAAGCAGAAATTATTCAGGAAGCCTACAGAATCCTGAAACCTAAAGGATATTATGCAATTCATGAACTGGCTTTAAGACCGGAGAATCTCGACAGTAATGTAAAACTGCATATTCAGAAGGAACTGGCTTTGGCTATCAAGGTGAATGCACGTCCGCTGACCGTTTCTGAGTGGACCGCATTATTGGAAAAAGAAGGATTTAAAGTACTGAAAGTAGAAACTGCACCCATGCATCTTCTGGAACCTCAAAGAATTATTGATGACGAAGGGGTTTCCGGAGCCATTAAAATTGCTAAAAATATATTACTCAATCCTTCCATCAGAAAGAGAGTGCTCAAAATGAAAAAGATATTCAAAAAACATGAACAAAACATGTGTGCTGTGGTGATTATCGCAACAAAAGAATAA
- a CDS encoding RrF2 family transcriptional regulator, with translation MFSKTCEYALRALIYIAQQSKNGSRVGIKDISKSIHSPEHFIAKILQDLSRKGFVQSAKGPNGGFYMDQKNLNTSIADIVREIDGDKLFSGCGLGLEQCSEIHPCPLHEQFKSIRQDLRIMLETSKIQAFVDNLDLKLTHLKV, from the coding sequence ATGTTTTCAAAAACCTGTGAATATGCCTTAAGAGCTTTGATCTACATCGCCCAGCAGTCTAAAAATGGCAGCAGGGTCGGGATTAAAGACATTTCAAAAAGCATCCATTCGCCGGAACACTTTATCGCCAAAATTTTGCAGGACCTGAGCAGAAAAGGATTTGTACAATCTGCCAAAGGCCCGAATGGAGGTTTTTATATGGATCAGAAAAACCTGAATACTTCCATTGCTGATATTGTAAGGGAAATTGATGGTGATAAGCTTTTCTCCGGTTGTGGACTTGGTCTGGAGCAATGCTCAGAAATACATCCCTGCCCTTTGCATGAGCAGTTTAAAAGCATCAGACAAGATCTTCGTATCATGCTTGAAACTTCAAAAATTCAGGCTTTTGTTGATAACCTGGATTTAAAACTAACCCATCTGAAGGTGTAA
- a CDS encoding AraC family transcriptional regulator, protein MGLIAALPDIDKDDKSVFVMHEKSEKLIPFHKHTKGQLSYVEGGIAYITISNRTYVVPARHFFWIPQGMEHILEIGHSATVLRSLYFYAHDDLSDPFYSRLGIYPASELLIQMIKYTEIWDEKHVTAKDENFEFLVALKKILPKTHQQPLPIILPATHNKQMMKIVSYLEWNISEKLTLANVSTRFGLSERSMSRLFKADMDISFLQYLKTLRIIKAIELLLNTDKPINEIADDVGYSSISAFSDTFREFTQSRPSDLRKSNKTTQSSIG, encoded by the coding sequence ATGGGATTAATTGCTGCACTTCCTGATATTGATAAAGACGACAAAAGTGTATTTGTTATGCACGAGAAATCGGAAAAACTGATTCCTTTCCACAAGCATACGAAAGGACAGCTGAGCTATGTGGAAGGTGGTATTGCCTATATTACGATCAGCAACAGGACGTATGTGGTTCCGGCCCGGCATTTCTTCTGGATTCCGCAGGGAATGGAACATATTTTAGAGATCGGACACTCCGCCACAGTTCTTCGTTCTCTTTATTTCTATGCTCATGATGACCTCTCAGATCCCTTCTACAGCAGACTGGGAATATATCCGGCATCAGAACTGCTGATTCAGATGATCAAGTATACTGAAATATGGGATGAAAAACATGTTACTGCAAAAGACGAAAATTTTGAATTTCTGGTCGCTTTAAAAAAAATACTGCCCAAAACCCATCAACAGCCGTTACCCATCATTCTTCCTGCCACTCACAACAAACAAATGATGAAAATTGTATCTTATCTGGAATGGAATATCAGCGAAAAACTTACTTTGGCCAATGTAAGCACCAGATTTGGCCTGAGTGAACGCTCTATGTCCCGACTTTTCAAAGCAGATATGGATATTTCTTTTCTTCAATACCTGAAAACATTAAGAATCATCAAAGCCATTGAATTACTTTTAAATACAGACAAGCCTATCAATGAAATTGCTGATGATGTAGGCTACAGTTCCATTAGCGCCTTTAGTGATACTTTTCGCGAATTTACACAATCCAGACCTTCAGACTTGAGAAAGAGTAATAAAACGACTCAAAGTTCCATCGGATAG
- a CDS encoding TolC family protein: protein MKIYVAGLLMLGISYTISAQTGSSTKDTLRLSLKDAWQKAEENSRHIRINTINVDIAEAEVKDAKRERLPEIEVKGSAEKASNIPIYENGIFSKPTQHEVIHTLYRAGADFYLNIYNGNKLNLKIKENQTLQKIKDIQKEQSVSDIHYKTAALYLELQKALIFRNLIQQDIADQKTQLKEIQALYKNGVVLKSDVLRIELELSKRKMALVTIENDILIATQKLNIILGIPDEQIVIPEAPFNQWNENTPYNDYLKLALDHSFSYHVSEQQTELSKIKLKQVKANVRPKIGMYGEFYYANPQIFLYPYNPYWYSLGIVGVKASFSISSLYHNTHKVKAAQLEFEKEEEVHKDTEDKVRQQVKEAYLRYQEALEQIKVAEANVIQAKENARIIKNTYFSQTSLITELLDADIQLLQTKFELEAAKIMAQNNYYLLQNITGVL, encoded by the coding sequence ATGAAAATTTATGTCGCCGGATTGCTGATGCTGGGAATTTCCTACACAATATCAGCTCAGACAGGCAGTTCAACAAAGGATACCCTACGACTCTCCTTAAAAGATGCATGGCAAAAAGCTGAAGAAAACAGCCGTCATATCAGAATCAATACCATCAATGTAGACATTGCGGAAGCTGAAGTAAAAGATGCAAAAAGAGAACGGCTTCCGGAAATAGAAGTTAAAGGTTCTGCAGAAAAAGCGTCCAACATTCCCATCTATGAAAACGGAATCTTTTCCAAACCAACCCAGCATGAAGTCATTCACACGCTTTACCGGGCGGGAGCAGATTTTTATCTGAACATTTATAACGGAAACAAGCTGAATCTTAAGATTAAGGAAAATCAGACTCTTCAGAAAATTAAGGATATCCAGAAAGAGCAGTCTGTTTCTGATATTCATTATAAAACTGCAGCGCTTTATCTTGAACTCCAGAAAGCTTTAATTTTCAGAAACCTTATACAGCAAGATATTGCCGATCAGAAGACACAGCTTAAAGAAATTCAGGCCCTTTATAAAAACGGAGTCGTTTTAAAAAGTGATGTTTTAAGGATTGAGCTTGAACTTTCAAAACGGAAGATGGCTTTAGTAACTATAGAAAATGATATTCTCATTGCTACACAAAAGCTGAACATTATCCTGGGTATTCCTGATGAGCAGATTGTTATTCCTGAAGCACCATTTAATCAATGGAATGAAAATACTCCTTACAATGACTATTTGAAACTGGCGCTGGATCACTCTTTCAGTTATCATGTCTCTGAACAGCAGACAGAACTGAGTAAGATAAAACTGAAGCAGGTAAAAGCCAATGTAAGACCTAAAATCGGGATGTATGGTGAATTCTACTATGCCAATCCGCAGATTTTTCTTTATCCCTACAATCCTTATTGGTATTCATTGGGAATAGTTGGAGTCAAGGCATCTTTTTCCATTTCTTCTCTTTATCATAATACCCATAAAGTAAAAGCCGCACAGTTGGAATTTGAAAAAGAAGAGGAGGTACACAAGGATACAGAAGATAAAGTAAGACAACAGGTGAAAGAAGCTTATCTGAGGTATCAGGAAGCTCTTGAGCAGATAAAGGTAGCGGAAGCCAATGTCATTCAGGCCAAAGAGAATGCACGTATTATTAAGAATACTTACTTCAGCCAGACTTCTCTTATTACAGAACTGCTGGATGCAGATATACAGCTTCTTCAGACAAAATTTGAACTGGAAGCAGCAAAAATTATGGCACAGAACAATTATTATTTACTACAAAACATTACAGGCGTTTTATAA
- a CDS encoding HlyD family secretion protein yields MKKKYTPTDRLITKITGWISVLIVAALAIWGGFTLKNYYAYEQTNDAQVQEYVNPIISRAGGFIVAVKFEENQEVKKGDTLLIIDNREYILQQKQTQAALQKARAQLKVLESNTGTTEKEAAAAMAQIDANKAKVWKQQLDYNRYKKLYDEESATKQRLEDVKATLDVNESDYKSSQDNYAASKSKINDIQAEKTVVLAEIVRLEALLDRHKLDVSYTAVTAAYDGRMGRRTVEVGQMIDAGETLAFIVNNETDKWVVANYKETQIKDMHIGDHVKIVADSYPDREFKGTIISLSPATGSSFSLLPPDNSTGNYVKIVQRIPVRIKVDGTRKDIDVLKVGMNVNVYADKKHSNG; encoded by the coding sequence ATGAAAAAAAAATATACTCCCACGGACAGGTTGATCACAAAGATCACAGGATGGATTTCAGTCTTAATCGTTGCCGCACTTGCCATATGGGGCGGTTTTACTCTAAAGAACTATTATGCATATGAACAGACCAATGATGCACAGGTTCAGGAATATGTGAACCCTATTATTTCAAGAGCCGGAGGCTTTATCGTAGCTGTGAAATTTGAAGAAAATCAGGAAGTTAAAAAAGGGGATACGCTTCTGATTATAGATAACCGTGAATATATCCTTCAGCAAAAACAGACTCAGGCAGCTCTTCAGAAAGCCCGTGCCCAGCTGAAAGTATTGGAAAGCAACACAGGTACCACAGAAAAAGAAGCTGCAGCAGCAATGGCTCAGATAGATGCCAATAAAGCAAAAGTATGGAAGCAGCAGCTTGATTATAACAGATATAAAAAACTCTATGATGAAGAATCTGCCACAAAACAGCGGCTTGAAGATGTAAAAGCAACGTTGGATGTCAATGAAAGTGATTACAAATCTTCTCAGGATAATTATGCAGCTTCAAAATCAAAAATAAATGATATTCAGGCAGAAAAAACAGTTGTACTGGCAGAAATTGTAAGACTGGAAGCACTGCTGGACCGTCATAAACTTGATGTCAGCTATACCGCAGTTACTGCTGCTTATGACGGAAGAATGGGGAGAAGAACTGTTGAAGTTGGGCAGATGATTGATGCCGGAGAAACGTTGGCATTTATTGTCAATAATGAAACAGATAAATGGGTGGTTGCGAATTATAAGGAAACACAGATCAAGGATATGCATATCGGGGATCATGTGAAAATTGTAGCAGATTCTTATCCTGACAGGGAATTTAAAGGAACTATCATTTCGCTTTCCCCGGCTACCGGATCAAGTTTTTCATTACTGCCACCGGATAATTCTACCGGGAACTATGTGAAGATTGTACAGCGTATTCCTGTGAGAATAAAAGTAGATGGAACAAGAAAAGATATTGATGTGCTGAAAGTGGGAATGAATGTGAATGTATATGCCGACAAAAAACATTCTAATGGCTAA
- a CDS encoding beta-carotene 15,15'-monooxygenase translates to MAKRQMPFFKKWAPEWLIKIILFSMTLPGIIIFFLPLANVNAAAGYYGSEPADIQFSVALFYAGYVGFYSLERRFFSFLAAKEYFLLFTTLQILACLVCYFTREIYILFPVRFMQGMLFAGNVNLSLTLIFTRLSSERGREISFSVFFGILICALPFNNLITADLIDSYNFNIVYKTAIFSYLPGLIFLTLAMSNYRTHARFHLYKLDWQSFGLFSTILVLVGYITIFGQEYYWLEDNRILGSVIGIVVLGGISIFRQQTIKRPYIDLRIFKYRNFKVGLLILFVMYICRFASGIVNNYFASELHLDPFHISYINIFNLAGLVAGVIIACCMVLQKKNIRYIWGFGFLMLLIFHGLMYYSFDVQADEFNYYIPLFLQGLGVGLIMVPTIIFIISSVPAIIGPSAAATALAVRYLGFCISIALINFFELFEKSRHYNAFQDHLSAVDSAVKNFLHQQTAKLISRGMPEDKAVKAANKLLVGRMNVQDHVRFAMDYYEMMMWLLAASLLLIFLFPYLNRTALYLKSRRLSPA, encoded by the coding sequence ATGGCTAAAAGACAAATGCCCTTTTTCAAAAAATGGGCACCGGAATGGCTGATCAAGATCATTCTCTTTTCGATGACTCTTCCGGGAATCATTATATTTTTTCTTCCTTTAGCTAATGTGAATGCAGCAGCGGGATATTATGGGAGCGAACCAGCGGATATTCAGTTTTCTGTAGCACTGTTTTATGCAGGATATGTAGGATTTTACAGTTTGGAAAGAAGATTTTTTAGCTTTCTGGCTGCAAAGGAATATTTTCTTCTGTTTACCACACTGCAGATTTTGGCCTGCCTCGTATGTTATTTTACCCGTGAAATTTATATCCTGTTTCCGGTGCGTTTCATGCAGGGAATGTTATTTGCAGGAAATGTGAATCTTTCGCTTACCCTGATTTTTACGAGGCTGAGCAGTGAAAGAGGAAGGGAGATTAGTTTTTCAGTGTTCTTCGGAATTCTGATCTGTGCGCTGCCGTTTAATAATCTGATCACTGCGGATCTTATTGATTCCTATAATTTTAATATTGTCTATAAAACGGCAATATTCTCTTACCTGCCGGGACTTATTTTCCTCACTCTTGCCATGAGCAATTACAGAACCCATGCGAGATTTCATCTGTATAAGCTGGATTGGCAGAGCTTCGGGCTGTTCAGTACGATCCTGGTACTGGTAGGATATATTACCATTTTTGGACAGGAATATTACTGGCTGGAAGATAACCGGATTCTGGGTAGTGTCATAGGAATTGTTGTTTTGGGAGGGATATCCATTTTCCGCCAGCAGACCATTAAAAGACCCTATATTGATCTTCGGATTTTTAAATACAGAAACTTTAAAGTAGGGTTGCTGATCCTTTTTGTGATGTATATCTGTCGGTTTGCCTCAGGAATTGTCAACAATTATTTTGCTTCGGAACTGCATCTGGATCCGTTTCATATTTCCTATATCAATATTTTCAATCTTGCAGGGTTGGTTGCAGGGGTAATTATTGCCTGCTGTATGGTTTTGCAAAAGAAAAATATAAGGTATATCTGGGGCTTTGGATTTCTAATGCTTTTGATCTTTCATGGATTAATGTATTACTCTTTTGATGTTCAGGCTGATGAGTTTAATTATTATATTCCGTTGTTTCTCCAGGGATTGGGGGTAGGATTGATTATGGTTCCGACTATTATTTTTATTATTTCTTCAGTTCCTGCTATTATTGGTCCTTCAGCTGCTGCAACGGCTCTGGCAGTCCGATATCTGGGATTTTGCATCAGTATAGCACTGATCAATTTTTTTGAATTGTTTGAAAAAAGTCGCCATTATAATGCTTTTCAGGATCATTTAAGTGCTGTGGATTCGGCAGTCAAAAATTTTCTTCATCAGCAGACAGCTAAACTTATTTCCAGAGGGATGCCTGAAGACAAGGCGGTAAAAGCGGCCAATAAGCTGCTGGTAGGAAGAATGAATGTTCAGGATCATGTCCGTTTTGCTATGGATTATTATGAAATGATGATGTGGCTGCTTGCGGCTTCACTGTTATTGATTTTTCTTTTTCCCTATCTGAATCGTACAGCTCTTTATTTGAAATCACGAAGACTGTCACCAGCTTAG
- a CDS encoding GlxA family transcriptional regulator, whose protein sequence is MKKEEQHTGKKNIVLLALPQVQLLDIAGPWDVFTSANRFLNSESKDSGYHVHLVSGTSEKIIYSGSGMPLSCSHTIYDIDFPIDTLLVAGTNLSVLDEISPDVYLYLQNITPQVRRMGSVCVGAFVLAKAGLLDGRQVTTHWKFADILQKSYPKLEVNVNPFFICDKPIYTSGGVSSGMDLALALLEEDFGKALAAEVACHLVLHLKRPGMQSQFGNALPEYETMSPFTKQVRDLLKDKLGEMVTVEFIADSLNMSVRNFSRVFVKESGLTPGRFLEKMRLDQARNLLEYTDMSIEIIADKCGFSSVVSLRRLFIKNISLTPAQYRKTFKRIE, encoded by the coding sequence ATGAAGAAAGAAGAACAGCATACCGGAAAGAAAAATATAGTGCTTTTAGCATTACCACAGGTACAGCTGCTTGATATTGCCGGACCGTGGGATGTTTTTACATCAGCAAACCGCTTTCTGAACAGTGAAAGTAAGGATTCGGGTTATCATGTTCATTTGGTATCCGGCACATCAGAAAAGATAATATATTCCGGTTCTGGAATGCCGTTGTCATGCAGTCACACCATTTATGATATCGACTTTCCTATAGATACTTTACTCGTAGCTGGTACCAACTTGAGTGTGCTGGACGAAATCAGTCCCGATGTCTATCTTTATCTTCAAAATATAACACCACAAGTAAGGCGGATGGGATCAGTATGTGTGGGAGCATTTGTACTTGCCAAAGCAGGCCTGCTGGATGGCCGGCAAGTCACTACCCATTGGAAATTTGCAGATATACTGCAGAAATCTTACCCAAAGTTAGAAGTCAATGTTAATCCATTTTTTATTTGTGACAAACCCATCTATACTTCAGGAGGTGTTTCTTCAGGAATGGATCTTGCGTTGGCACTCTTAGAGGAGGATTTTGGTAAAGCTTTGGCAGCAGAAGTTGCCTGCCATCTTGTTCTGCATTTAAAAAGACCCGGAATGCAGTCTCAGTTTGGAAATGCATTGCCGGAATATGAAACGATGTCTCCCTTTACAAAGCAGGTTCGAGATCTGTTGAAAGACAAACTCGGAGAGATGGTAACCGTAGAATTCATTGCTGACTCTCTGAATATGAGTGTCCGCAATTTTTCGAGGGTATTTGTAAAAGAATCAGGATTAACTCCTGGCCGGTTTCTGGAAAAAATGAGGCTGGATCAGGCCAGGAATCTGCTGGAATATACTGATATGAGTATAGAGATCATTGCTGATAAGTGTGGCTTTAGCAGTGTTGTTTCGCTGCGTCGTTTATTCATTAAAAATATTTCTCTTACCCCGGCACAATACCGGAAAACATTTAAGCGCATAGAATAA
- a CDS encoding DJ-1/PfpI family protein, protein MKHVQNSKTMNVAFLVYDQVEVLDLNGPLDVFVKANVIQPNSYYCFTVGKIKEAIYTEANTMAVIPTYDLQTCPKPDIIVIPGANPDHIMKYIQDKDFRETVLKWIKNQYDTGTVVFTVCTGSMLLSGTGILAGHNITTHSMLLDVLEQHNPEANVIRNVRYIDQEQLITTAGITAGIDAALYLIGKHLGQETVDTIVKLFEYQNSKADVSM, encoded by the coding sequence ATGAAACACGTACAAAACAGTAAAACAATGAATGTAGCGTTTTTAGTCTATGATCAGGTAGAAGTACTTGATTTAAATGGTCCTTTGGATGTTTTTGTCAAAGCAAATGTCATACAGCCCAACAGTTATTATTGCTTTACAGTCGGAAAAATAAAAGAAGCCATATACACCGAAGCAAATACGATGGCTGTTATTCCTACCTATGACTTACAGACGTGTCCAAAGCCGGATATCATTGTCATTCCCGGCGCAAACCCTGACCATATTATGAAATATATTCAGGATAAGGATTTTCGGGAAACTGTGCTGAAATGGATTAAAAATCAGTACGACACCGGAACTGTTGTATTTACTGTATGCACGGGAAGTATGCTGCTATCGGGGACGGGTATACTTGCTGGTCATAATATCACAACTCATAGTATGCTGTTAGACGTTTTGGAACAGCACAATCCTGAAGCTAATGTCATCCGGAACGTACGTTATATTGATCAGGAACAGCTGATAACAACTGCAGGAATTACAGCCGGAATTGATGCTGCTCTCTATCTTATTGGAAAGCATCTGGGCCAGGAAACCGTTGATACTATCGTTAAGCTTTTTGAATACCAGAATAGTAAAGCTGATGTTTCAATGTAA